A genome region from Nocardia sp. NBC_00565 includes the following:
- a CDS encoding FAD-dependent monooxygenase, whose amino-acid sequence MKNERILISGASIAGQTLAYWLVRHGFRPTVVERAPGLRTGGQGVDVRDQSIEVAERMGIMARVRVAAADVTGLQFVNAAGDSIARIDVAGIKDKLESAEVEIMRGDLVQILHEINSGTVEYVFDDSIVGLDQDADGITVTFEHGPARRFDLVIGADGLHSNVRRLAFGPEHEFVHHMDHYFAFGNADAALGPDRWVTMFNTPGRMAGIYRSGTNPQAKAYFIFRSPRLDLDHRDPETARRKLVETFADEKRWHVPALLDDILTDPDIYFDSLAQVHMNSWSTGRVALVGDAAYCASPASGAGAELSLIGAYRLAGELATANGAHHLAFHRYEQTHRPLVDRKQKIGPNLRLMAPKSRFGIAIRNTITRLPLLESMAGMERIMAPKTTAPLPNYQPTAANV is encoded by the coding sequence GTGAAGAACGAGCGGATTCTGATTTCCGGAGCGAGCATCGCCGGGCAGACACTGGCGTACTGGCTGGTGCGGCACGGCTTTCGGCCGACCGTCGTAGAGCGGGCACCCGGGTTGCGGACCGGCGGCCAGGGTGTGGACGTCCGCGATCAGTCCATCGAGGTGGCCGAGCGGATGGGCATCATGGCGCGGGTCCGGGTGGCGGCGGCCGACGTGACGGGTCTGCAGTTCGTGAATGCGGCGGGTGACAGTATCGCCCGCATCGATGTGGCGGGCATCAAGGACAAGCTCGAGAGCGCCGAGGTGGAGATCATGCGTGGCGACCTCGTCCAGATCCTGCACGAAATCAACTCCGGCACGGTCGAATACGTCTTCGACGACTCCATCGTCGGCCTCGACCAGGACGCGGACGGCATCACCGTTACCTTCGAGCACGGTCCCGCCCGACGATTCGACCTGGTGATCGGTGCCGACGGACTGCACTCGAACGTGCGCCGGCTGGCCTTCGGCCCGGAGCACGAATTCGTGCACCATATGGACCACTACTTCGCCTTCGGCAATGCCGACGCCGCGCTGGGCCCCGACCGGTGGGTCACGATGTTCAACACACCGGGCCGCATGGCCGGAATCTACCGCTCGGGCACCAACCCCCAGGCCAAGGCCTATTTCATATTCCGCAGCCCACGCCTGGACCTGGACCACCGCGACCCGGAAACCGCACGGCGCAAGCTCGTCGAAACCTTCGCGGACGAGAAGCGCTGGCACGTACCGGCTCTGCTCGATGACATACTCACCGATCCGGACATCTACTTCGACTCCCTCGCCCAGGTCCACATGAATTCGTGGTCGACCGGCCGGGTCGCGCTGGTCGGCGACGCCGCCTATTGCGCATCCCCCGCCTCGGGAGCCGGTGCCGAACTCTCACTGATCGGCGCATACCGACTGGCCGGCGAACTCGCCACCGCCAACGGCGCGCACCACCTCGCTTTCCATCGCTACGAGCAGACCCACCGTCCTTTGGTCGACCGCAAACAGAAGATCGGCCCCAACCTGCGACTGATGGCCCCGAAGTCGCGATTCGGCATAGCAATTCGCAACACGATCACCCGCCTACCGCTCCTGGAATCCATGGCCGGCATGGAGCGAATCATGGCCCCCAAGACCACCGCCCCACTCCCCAACTACCAGCCGACTGCCGCGAACGTATGA
- a CDS encoding DUF2000 domain-containing protein: MENVRFDTKLAVLLRADLQTWQRLNVTAFLVSGLGTAQPEVIGESYEDADATIYLPMFRQPVLVFEGSKEVLRSAHGKALTRGLRTAVFTSDLFTTGNDRDNRAAVRAVGTDALDLVGIAVYGPRNIVDKTLKGARMHP; the protein is encoded by the coding sequence ATGGAGAACGTGCGATTCGATACCAAGCTCGCGGTACTGCTGCGCGCGGACCTACAGACCTGGCAGCGGCTGAATGTGACGGCATTTCTGGTCAGTGGTCTGGGCACGGCACAGCCGGAGGTGATCGGGGAATCGTACGAGGACGCCGACGCAACGATCTACCTACCGATGTTCCGGCAGCCGGTGCTCGTCTTCGAGGGCAGCAAGGAGGTGCTGCGCAGCGCGCACGGCAAGGCACTGACACGGGGGCTACGGACGGCGGTGTTCACCTCCGATCTGTTCACCACCGGAAACGACCGGGACAACCGGGCCGCGGTGCGGGCGGTCGGCACCGACGCCCTGGACCTCGTCGGCATCGCCGTGTACGGACCGCGCAACATCGTGGACAAGACACTCAAAGGTGCACGAATGCATCCGTGA
- a CDS encoding helix-turn-helix domain-containing protein — MTSGTGDLIRQLRLAKGWSQARLADELCKASGANISREYISRRWESNATEPSAFWLRHLAAVLDCPPELLEANVNRREFLSHLTATSVAPVVASDLLAQGFSARLTAQRPGVEDWDDRLVTYGRDYMSAGGAEIQRRLAADMIVLQQQLDSPRMWSIAARLMTLYAKTFPGSDGRKAINWYSMAAEAADRSDDTDIRVWVRGRAAIALGYEGAALPVAHRFADQALTISDRPSLGRLNALWGKAHAAAIQGDKETARGLIDTGRREFDRSGSDDQASDYAVPWWRVNVFLSLLAARMGEERTAVAAQEAARADLPDSLPRFRTHLDMHQGLMLVRDGDRIEGVKLARAALDALPPEKHSLTLRMLMDEIAGPGKSRS; from the coding sequence ATGACCAGCGGAACCGGCGACCTGATCCGCCAACTTCGCTTGGCGAAGGGTTGGTCGCAGGCAAGACTGGCCGATGAACTGTGCAAGGCATCAGGTGCCAACATCAGCCGCGAGTACATTTCCCGGCGTTGGGAGTCCAACGCCACAGAGCCCTCAGCGTTTTGGTTACGTCATCTTGCGGCGGTACTGGATTGCCCCCCTGAGTTATTGGAGGCGAACGTGAACCGTCGCGAATTCCTCAGCCACCTGACCGCGACGTCGGTAGCGCCCGTGGTGGCGTCTGACCTCTTGGCGCAAGGGTTCTCGGCTCGACTGACTGCGCAACGGCCGGGCGTCGAGGACTGGGACGACCGGCTCGTCACGTATGGCCGGGACTACATGAGCGCGGGGGGCGCTGAAATCCAACGTCGTTTGGCAGCGGACATGATCGTGCTTCAACAGCAATTGGACTCGCCGCGGATGTGGTCCATAGCTGCACGCTTGATGACGTTGTATGCCAAGACGTTTCCTGGTAGCGATGGTCGTAAGGCGATCAATTGGTACTCGATGGCCGCTGAGGCAGCCGACCGTTCGGACGACACGGACATCCGGGTGTGGGTCCGTGGGCGCGCGGCCATCGCACTGGGCTACGAAGGTGCCGCGCTGCCAGTCGCTCACCGGTTCGCCGATCAAGCATTGACGATCAGTGACCGGCCGAGCTTGGGACGGCTCAACGCCTTGTGGGGTAAGGCGCACGCCGCCGCGATCCAAGGTGATAAGGAAACCGCTCGCGGACTGATCGATACCGGCCGCAGAGAGTTCGACCGGTCCGGGTCGGATGATCAGGCCAGCGACTACGCGGTCCCGTGGTGGCGCGTGAACGTCTTCCTGTCGTTGCTGGCCGCCCGTATGGGCGAGGAACGGACGGCGGTGGCAGCCCAAGAGGCGGCGAGAGCTGATCTACCGGATTCGTTGCCACGGTTCCGCACCCATTTGGACATGCATCAAGGGCTGATGCTGGTTCGCGACGGTGATCGGATCGAGGGCGTGAAGCTGGCCAGAGCGGCGCTGGACGCCTTGCCACCGGAAAAGCATTCGCTCACGCTCAGGATGCTGATGGACGAGATCGCGGGGCCCGGGAAGTCCCGCAGCTAA
- a CDS encoding glycoside hydrolase family 15 protein — MLSQLGDGRQHATYPPIDDYAFLSDCETTCLIASNGAVEWMCVPRPDSASIFGAMLDRSAGHFRIGPYGVNVPASRRYLPGGMILETTWQTDTGWLIVRDALVLGPWHNNDQRSKTHRRTPMDWDAEHVLLRTVKCVNGTVELEMSCEPAFDYHRAAARWEYTGKVYEEATAVRGVDPSAAPTLVLTTDLRLGIEGRQARARTRMKEGDEVFVALTWSELPAPRTFEDAAQKMWQTTECWRQWITLGKFPDHPWRNYLQRSALTLKGLTYAPTGALMAAATTSLPETPGGQRNWDYRYSWVRDSSFALWGLYTLGLDREADDFFAFLNDATTGDDGEPVPLQVLYGISGEREITESTLDHLYGYDGAKPVRIGNGAYNQVQHDIWGTMLDSVYLHVKSRQQVPETLWPLLERQVEATIAHWQEPDRGIWEVRGEPQHFTSSKVMCWVALDRGAKLAELHGEYERATEWYTIAEQIKADILTRGVNANGVFTQTYDGDTLDASLLLVVLNRFLPPTDHRVRATVLSIADRLTENGLVLRYRTETTDDGLSGAEGTFTICSFWLVSALVEIGELQRARHLCERLLGYASPLRLYAEEIDSRSGRHLGNFPQAFTHLALINAVTHVIRAEQSHTSGGFRPAHTPASHPA, encoded by the coding sequence ATGCTCAGTCAGTTGGGCGACGGGCGGCAACACGCCACCTACCCGCCGATCGACGATTACGCGTTTCTGTCCGACTGCGAGACCACCTGCCTGATCGCCAGCAATGGCGCGGTGGAGTGGATGTGCGTGCCCCGACCCGATTCGGCCAGCATCTTCGGTGCGATGCTCGACCGCAGCGCCGGGCACTTTCGGATCGGCCCGTACGGGGTCAACGTGCCCGCCTCGCGCCGCTACCTGCCGGGCGGCATGATCCTGGAGACCACCTGGCAGACCGATACCGGCTGGCTGATCGTGCGCGACGCGCTGGTGCTCGGGCCGTGGCACAACAACGATCAGCGCAGCAAGACCCACCGCCGCACGCCGATGGACTGGGACGCCGAGCATGTTCTGCTGCGCACGGTGAAGTGTGTGAACGGCACGGTCGAGCTGGAGATGAGCTGCGAACCCGCGTTCGACTACCACCGCGCCGCGGCCCGCTGGGAGTACACCGGCAAGGTCTACGAGGAGGCGACGGCGGTGCGCGGCGTCGACCCGAGTGCGGCCCCGACGCTGGTGCTCACCACCGATCTGCGCCTGGGCATCGAGGGCCGTCAGGCACGCGCACGGACCAGGATGAAGGAGGGTGACGAGGTATTCGTCGCGCTGACCTGGTCGGAGCTGCCCGCACCGCGCACCTTCGAGGACGCGGCCCAAAAGATGTGGCAGACCACCGAATGCTGGCGGCAGTGGATCACCCTCGGCAAATTCCCGGATCATCCGTGGCGCAACTACTTACAGCGCAGCGCACTCACGCTGAAGGGACTCACCTACGCGCCGACCGGTGCGCTGATGGCCGCCGCCACCACCTCGCTGCCGGAAACCCCAGGCGGCCAACGCAACTGGGACTACCGCTACTCCTGGGTACGCGATTCCAGCTTCGCGCTGTGGGGCCTGTACACCCTGGGCCTGGACCGCGAGGCCGACGATTTCTTCGCCTTCCTGAACGACGCCACCACCGGCGACGACGGCGAACCCGTTCCGCTGCAAGTGCTCTACGGTATCAGCGGCGAGCGCGAGATCACCGAATCAACCCTGGACCACCTCTACGGATACGACGGCGCGAAACCCGTGCGCATCGGCAACGGCGCCTACAACCAGGTCCAGCATGATATCTGGGGCACCATGCTCGACTCGGTGTACCTGCACGTGAAATCCCGCCAACAGGTGCCGGAGACGCTGTGGCCACTGTTGGAGCGCCAGGTCGAGGCGACGATCGCGCACTGGCAGGAGCCCGACCGCGGCATCTGGGAAGTCCGCGGCGAGCCACAGCATTTCACCTCGTCGAAGGTGATGTGCTGGGTGGCACTGGATCGCGGCGCGAAACTGGCCGAACTGCACGGCGAGTACGAGCGGGCCACCGAGTGGTACACCATCGCCGAGCAGATCAAGGCCGATATCCTCACCCGCGGCGTGAACGCCAACGGTGTCTTCACCCAGACCTATGACGGCGACACCCTCGACGCCTCGCTGCTACTGGTGGTGCTGAACCGCTTCCTGCCGCCCACCGACCATCGGGTGCGCGCCACCGTACTCTCGATCGCCGACCGGCTCACCGAGAACGGTCTGGTGCTGCGCTACCGGACCGAGACCACCGACGATGGCTTGTCCGGCGCCGAGGGCACCTTCACCATCTGCTCGTTCTGGCTGGTCTCCGCACTGGTGGAGATCGGTGAACTGCAGCGGGCCCGGCACCTGTGCGAGCGACTGCTCGGCTATGCCAGCCCGCTGCGCCTGTATGCCGAGGAAATCGATTCGCGCAGTGGACGGCACCTCGGCAACTTCCCGCAGGCCTTCACCCACCTGGCCTTGATCAACGCGGTGACACATGTGATCAGGGCCGAGCAGTCCCACACCTCCGGTGGGTTCCGACCGGCGCACACACCGGCGAGTCACCCGGCCTGA
- a CDS encoding TetR family transcriptional regulator, with protein sequence MTDDSRARILRTALALFAERGYHSVSVRELAEQVGLTKTAVLYHFPSKSDIVVALVEPALVESEAVLEAAMSAPTQHARRWSVVEGLVEVWLSHGQLLRMQMQDQALSADSTTFARLRDIALTAQDLIAGPDADFTARVRAAQVYAALSDPVVVFADQPAPQLRAAILDGAQRLLGSKVPRNTTPRIDGSTGVSARSRARGRPGAMTEAMVESARRMRDSGDYTIDEIAAELGVSRATVYRKLTPSDDSTIIL encoded by the coding sequence GTGACCGATGACTCGCGCGCCCGAATTCTGCGAACCGCACTCGCCCTGTTCGCCGAGCGCGGGTATCACTCGGTTTCCGTTCGTGAACTCGCCGAACAGGTCGGTCTGACGAAAACCGCTGTGCTCTACCACTTCCCGAGTAAGAGCGATATTGTCGTCGCGCTGGTCGAGCCAGCGCTGGTCGAAAGCGAGGCGGTACTCGAGGCGGCCATGAGCGCGCCGACCCAGCATGCGCGGCGCTGGTCGGTGGTCGAGGGCTTGGTGGAGGTGTGGCTCTCGCATGGGCAGCTGCTCCGGATGCAGATGCAGGACCAGGCGTTATCGGCGGACAGCACGACCTTCGCGCGGCTGCGCGATATCGCGCTGACGGCACAGGACCTGATCGCGGGCCCCGACGCCGATTTCACCGCACGGGTGCGCGCCGCGCAGGTCTACGCGGCACTCAGCGATCCGGTGGTCGTCTTCGCCGATCAGCCCGCGCCCCAACTGCGAGCGGCGATACTCGATGGGGCGCAACGACTTCTGGGTTCGAAGGTGCCCCGGAACACCACGCCACGCATCGATGGATCAACTGGTGTATCCGCGCGCTCGCGGGCCCGCGGTCGTCCGGGCGCGATGACGGAGGCAATGGTGGAATCCGCCAGGCGGATGCGCGATTCCGGCGACTACACCATCGATGAGATCGCCGCCGAACTGGGCGTATCCCGCGCCACCGTGTATCGGAAGCTCACGCCGAGTGACGACTCGACCATCATATTATGA
- a CDS encoding NUDIX domain-containing protein, which yields MSVATEILARAIVRDDDRLLVVRERGKSWVFLPGGHVEPGEPIEAALARELTEELGTASRIVDFAGVVEHGYTDGGAAHHEINLVFNVELDGNPQSQEEHLEFVWLSMHQLEATDLRPRALKGVIASGARSVWHAWNG from the coding sequence ATGAGCGTCGCGACCGAAATCCTTGCTCGCGCAATCGTTCGTGATGACGATCGCCTACTCGTTGTCCGCGAGCGTGGCAAGAGTTGGGTGTTCCTGCCAGGCGGGCATGTTGAGCCCGGCGAACCAATCGAAGCCGCGCTCGCCCGTGAACTTACCGAAGAACTCGGCACTGCCAGCAGAATCGTTGACTTCGCCGGAGTTGTCGAGCATGGGTACACCGACGGCGGTGCCGCCCACCACGAGATCAACTTGGTTTTCAACGTAGAGCTGGATGGCAACCCGCAGAGTCAGGAAGAACATCTCGAATTCGTCTGGCTATCAATGCATCAGCTAGAGGCAACCGACCTGCGGCCACGCGCCCTGAAAGGTGTCATTGCCAGCGGCGCTCGGTCCGTCTGGCATGCGTGGAACGGCTAA
- a CDS encoding sulfate ABC transporter substrate-binding protein — protein MSRRSLLLGSSRSHRRPVAAALTALAAVVLTACGGGASDTAGGGGADGSGGTLNLYAYAVPKPGFDKVVPEFNKTDKGKNVQINGSYGASGDQSRKVKDGAEADIVNFSVEPDITRLVDAGLVDPSWNADATKGIPFGSVVAIVVRKGNPKGIKDWDDLLKPGVQVVTPNPFSSGSAKWNLLAPYAAKSDGGKNPQAGLDYLSQLISKEHVQVQPKSGREATETFLQGTGDVLLSYENEAIFSERNGDPIEHVIPPTTFKIENPVAVLKNSKQLDKATAFRDFLFTPAGQKAWASAGFRPVDPKVAADYAKDFPTPQKLWTIADLGGWKAVDKDLFTANTGSVAVIYDKATK, from the coding sequence ATGTCACGCAGATCCTTGCTCCTCGGATCGTCCCGATCGCACCGTCGCCCAGTGGCCGCCGCGCTAACCGCGCTCGCCGCGGTGGTGCTCACCGCATGCGGTGGTGGAGCGAGCGATACCGCGGGCGGTGGTGGAGCCGACGGCAGCGGCGGCACCCTCAACCTCTACGCCTACGCGGTCCCGAAGCCGGGCTTCGACAAGGTCGTCCCCGAATTCAACAAGACCGACAAGGGTAAGAACGTCCAGATCAACGGCTCCTACGGCGCATCGGGCGATCAGTCCCGCAAGGTCAAGGACGGCGCCGAGGCCGATATCGTCAACTTCTCGGTCGAGCCCGACATCACCCGCCTCGTCGACGCCGGTCTGGTGGATCCGAGCTGGAATGCAGACGCCACCAAGGGCATTCCGTTCGGTTCGGTCGTCGCGATCGTGGTCCGCAAGGGCAACCCGAAGGGCATCAAGGATTGGGACGACCTGCTCAAGCCGGGCGTCCAGGTGGTCACCCCGAATCCGTTCAGCTCCGGTTCGGCCAAGTGGAACCTGCTCGCGCCCTACGCGGCCAAGAGCGACGGCGGCAAGAACCCGCAGGCGGGTCTGGACTACCTGAGCCAGCTCATCTCCAAGGAACATGTGCAGGTGCAGCCGAAGTCGGGTCGCGAGGCCACCGAGACCTTCCTGCAGGGCACCGGTGACGTGCTGCTGAGCTATGAGAACGAGGCGATCTTCTCCGAGCGCAACGGTGACCCGATCGAGCACGTCATCCCGCCGACCACCTTCAAGATCGAGAACCCGGTCGCGGTGCTGAAGAACAGCAAGCAGCTGGACAAGGCCACGGCCTTCCGCGACTTCCTGTTCACCCCGGCGGGCCAGAAGGCTTGGGCCTCGGCCGGTTTCCGTCCGGTGGACCCGAAGGTGGCCGCCGACTACGCCAAGGACTTCCCGACGCCGCAGAAGCTGTGGACCATCGCCGACCTCGGTGGCTGGAAGGCTGTGGACAAGGACCTGTTCACAGCGAACACCGGTTCGGTCGCGGTGATCTACGACAAGGCCACCAAGTAG
- a CDS encoding dihydrofolate reductase family protein, producing the protein MVFSRTLNSVAGNARLATDDLATEVGRLRRQPGEGVVSLGGAGLAAIAEDLIDEYRQFVNPIILGNGTPYFPPLAQPLDLRLTESRILSSRVVYLRYQRMR; encoded by the coding sequence GTGGTGTTCTCCCGCACGTTGAATTCGGTGGCAGGCAACGCGCGCCTGGCCACCGACGACCTCGCCACCGAGGTCGGTCGGCTGCGCCGCCAGCCGGGTGAGGGCGTGGTGTCCCTCGGCGGGGCGGGCCTGGCCGCCATCGCCGAGGACCTGATCGACGAATACCGCCAGTTCGTCAACCCGATCATCCTCGGCAACGGCACCCCGTACTTTCCGCCACTCGCCCAACCCCTCGACCTGCGGCTGACCGAGTCCCGAATCTTGAGCTCCCGCGTCGTCTACCTCCGCTACCAGCGCATGCGTTGA
- the cysT gene encoding sulfate ABC transporter permease subunit CysT, with product MAGKPPRRVWSWLRVTGSVGPLGIATAVLWLSIIVLLPLAALTVTSFDDGWSGFWDAITAPAAIDSLRITVLVSVVVAVINVLMGTLIAWVLVRDEFPGKSIVNALIDLPFALPTIVASIVLLSLYGPQSPIDIHLNATQPGLVVALAFVTLPFVVRSVQPVLIEADREVEQAALSLGADNWTTFRRIVLPTLAPAIISGGGLAFARAIGEYGSVVLIGGAIPRKTEMASQYIQKQIEIDRPVNAAAVSVALLAISFATLLVLRLWAERTARKEQEAR from the coding sequence ATAGCGGGTAAACCCCCGCGCCGCGTCTGGTCGTGGTTGCGGGTGACCGGTTCGGTCGGTCCGCTCGGCATCGCCACCGCGGTGCTGTGGCTCAGCATCATTGTGCTGCTGCCGCTGGCCGCGTTGACCGTCACGTCGTTCGACGACGGCTGGTCCGGATTCTGGGATGCGATCACCGCGCCCGCCGCGATCGACTCGCTACGCATCACCGTTCTGGTGTCGGTGGTGGTCGCGGTGATCAACGTGCTGATGGGCACGCTCATCGCCTGGGTGCTCGTGCGCGACGAGTTCCCCGGCAAGAGCATCGTCAACGCGCTCATCGACCTGCCCTTCGCGCTGCCGACCATCGTGGCCAGCATCGTGCTGCTGTCGCTGTACGGGCCGCAGAGTCCGATCGACATCCACCTCAACGCGACGCAGCCCGGTCTGGTGGTGGCGTTGGCGTTCGTGACGCTCCCGTTCGTGGTGCGCTCGGTGCAGCCGGTGCTCATCGAGGCCGACCGCGAGGTGGAGCAGGCCGCGCTCTCGCTCGGCGCGGACAACTGGACCACCTTCCGTCGGATCGTGCTGCCCACCCTGGCACCCGCGATCATCAGCGGCGGCGGTCTCGCCTTCGCCCGCGCCATCGGCGAATACGGTTCGGTGGTACTGATCGGCGGCGCCATTCCGCGTAAGACGGAAATGGCCTCCCAGTACATCCAGAAACAGATCGAGATCGACCGGCCGGTGAACGCGGCCGCGGTTTCGGTTGCACTGCTGGCCATTTCGTTCGCGACCCTGCTGGTGCTGCGGCTGTGGGCCGAGCGCACGGCGCGCAAGGAGCAGGAGGCGCGATGA
- a CDS encoding M48 family metallopeptidase translates to MTTSPDRVRTRFPEISTRAWEHPADRTALVTLRSLAGFDTVLRTMSGLLQERQHRLLYLATAVRVDERQFRSLHQLRQDCVDILDAHTTPEMFVLQNPQVNAFTIGMDQPFIVLTTGLIDLMDTEELRFIVGHELGHALSGHAVYRTMLMHLLRISANLGWMPVGGWALRAIVAALMEWSRKSELSGDRAGLLCGQDVDASVRVHMKTAGGTWIKEMNHGAFLQQADDYERSGDLRDGVLKLLNLELQSHPFSVLRAAELRRWIQSGEYNRMLGGDYPRRHQDKNIRISEEIKEAARTYRQNFDQSEDPLVRTVRNLGRDVGSAVSTVGHEVGESVSKIGKRLNDWRTGADRESNE, encoded by the coding sequence ATGACTACCAGCCCGGATCGCGTTCGCACCCGGTTCCCCGAAATCAGCACCCGCGCGTGGGAGCACCCCGCCGACCGGACCGCTCTGGTGACGTTGCGCTCGCTCGCCGGTTTCGACACCGTCCTGCGCACCATGTCGGGGTTGCTGCAGGAACGCCAGCACCGGCTGCTCTATCTGGCGACCGCGGTCCGAGTGGACGAGCGGCAGTTCCGTTCGCTGCATCAGCTGCGCCAGGACTGTGTGGACATCCTGGACGCGCACACCACGCCCGAGATGTTCGTGCTGCAGAACCCGCAGGTGAATGCCTTCACCATCGGCATGGACCAGCCGTTCATCGTGCTGACCACCGGTTTGATCGATCTGATGGATACCGAGGAGCTGCGTTTCATCGTCGGCCACGAACTCGGGCACGCGCTGTCCGGACACGCGGTGTACCGCACCATGCTCATGCATCTGCTGCGCATCTCGGCCAATCTGGGCTGGATGCCGGTGGGTGGCTGGGCCTTACGCGCGATCGTCGCCGCGCTAATGGAGTGGAGCCGCAAGTCCGAACTCTCCGGCGACCGCGCCGGACTGCTGTGCGGCCAGGATGTCGACGCGTCGGTCCGGGTGCATATGAAGACCGCGGGCGGCACCTGGATCAAGGAGATGAACCACGGCGCGTTCCTGCAGCAGGCCGATGACTACGAGCGCTCCGGCGATCTGCGCGACGGCGTGCTCAAACTGCTCAATCTGGAGTTGCAGAGCCATCCGTTCTCGGTACTGCGGGCCGCGGAGCTGCGCCGCTGGATCCAATCCGGCGAGTACAACCGCATGCTCGGCGGCGACTACCCGCGCCGCCACCAGGACAAGAACATCAGGATCAGCGAGGAGATCAAGGAAGCTGCCCGCACCTACCGGCAGAACTTCGACCAGTCCGAAGACCCGCTGGTCCGCACCGTACGCAATCTCGGGCGTGATGTCGGGTCCGCGGTGAGCACGGTCGGTCACGAGGTCGGCGAGTCTGTTTCCAAGATCGGCAAGCGCCTCAACGACTGGCGCACCGGCGCGGACCGGGAGTCCAACGAGTAA
- a CDS encoding DUF6400 family protein — MADHNFAYDLTLDEARRRSAVVAALGDDWDPVAVLAEEDLAYNMLYSNLDDEQQRIYEELVRAGILPDRATRYIAD; from the coding sequence ATGGCCGACCACAATTTTGCTTACGACCTCACGCTGGACGAGGCACGACGGCGCAGCGCCGTCGTCGCGGCGCTCGGCGACGACTGGGATCCGGTCGCGGTGCTCGCCGAGGAAGATCTGGCCTACAACATGCTGTACTCGAATCTCGACGATGAGCAGCAGCGGATCTACGAGGAACTCGTCCGGGCCGGCATCCTGCCGGATCGGGCGACGCGCTATATCGCCGACTGA
- a CDS encoding Ms4533A family Cys-rich leader peptide: MSSSAVPQVRHELALIAVGNLAVADILCR, translated from the coding sequence GTGTCTTCGAGTGCCGTCCCGCAGGTCCGCCATGAATTGGCGTTGATCGCTGTCGGCAACCTCGCGGTCGCCGATATTCTCTGTCGCTGA
- a CDS encoding AraC family transcriptional regulator, protein MVAGGAVEQVRAWQPRVPGIVEVFHARFIEHVYPMHAHNFWTLLIVDDGAVRYDLDRHEHGVLGSVVSLLPPHVPHNGQAATAHGFRKRVLYLDDAHLCEAMIGCAVDTPTFTDPLLHRRIRQLHATLTHLGEELEAASRLALIHDRLRDLLHGTDPPPRRADPGLAHRLRELLDSRTPEGISLTEAAAVLHADPTHLIRAFSREFGMPPHQYLISRRVDLARPLLLGGVPARDVAAATGFHDQPHLIRHFKRILGTTPGQYARSADGPHTRTNLPHQQHAGHSVEHPHLPRSTRSADEIHCG, encoded by the coding sequence ATGGTTGCCGGCGGCGCAGTCGAGCAGGTCAGGGCCTGGCAGCCGCGGGTGCCGGGTATCGTCGAAGTCTTTCATGCCCGTTTCATCGAGCACGTCTACCCGATGCACGCCCACAATTTCTGGACGCTGCTGATCGTTGACGATGGGGCGGTCCGCTACGACCTCGACCGTCACGAACACGGGGTCCTCGGCTCGGTGGTCTCGCTGCTTCCGCCACATGTTCCGCACAACGGCCAGGCCGCGACCGCGCACGGGTTCCGCAAGCGTGTTCTGTACCTCGACGATGCCCATCTCTGCGAGGCGATGATCGGTTGCGCCGTCGACACTCCCACCTTCACCGACCCACTGCTGCACCGCCGCATCCGCCAGCTGCACGCGACACTCACCCACCTCGGCGAGGAACTGGAGGCCGCCAGTCGCCTCGCTCTCATCCACGACCGACTCCGCGACCTGCTGCACGGCACCGATCCGCCGCCTCGGCGCGCCGATCCGGGGTTGGCTCACCGCCTGCGAGAACTGCTCGATTCCCGTACCCCCGAAGGCATTTCCCTCACCGAGGCCGCAGCCGTATTGCACGCCGATCCCACCCACCTCATTCGCGCGTTCAGCCGCGAGTTCGGGATGCCACCACACCAGTATCTGATCTCCCGTCGGGTTGATCTTGCCCGCCCGCTACTGCTGGGCGGCGTGCCTGCGCGAGACGTGGCCGCCGCCACTGGTTTTCATGACCAGCCGCACCTGATCCGACACTTCAAACGCATACTGGGCACGACACCCGGGCAGTATGCACGCAGCGCTGACGGCCCCCACACCCGGACGAACCTGCCGCACCAGCAACACGCCGGGCATTCCGTCGAACATCCGCACCTGCCGCGGAGCACGCGGTCAGCGGATGAGATCCACTGCGGCTGA